A stretch of DNA from Streptomyces sp. NBC_01197:
CCTCTGTCTTGTGGAGGCGGAACGTCAGTGCGAGGCCCTCGTCCGTGAACGGGGTGCCGTACGGTGCCTCGCTCTCTCCCTCGCCCTCCGCGTAGTCCAGCGCCAGCACCTCGTCCGCGATCAGACCCGCGTGTTCGGTCAGGGCGTCCCTGGTCTCCGGGGTGGTGCTGGACCAGCGGACCGCGATGCGGTCCGCGACGTCAAGTCCGCTGTTCTTGCGCGCCTCCTGGATCAGGCGGATGGCGTCGCGCGCCAGCCCCGCCCTGCGCAGCTCCGGGGTGATCTCCAGATCCAGGGCCACCGTCGCGCCCGAGTCGGACGCCACCGACCAGCCCTCGCGCGGGGTTTCGGTGATGATCACCTCGTCGGGGGCGAGGGTGACGGTCTCGCCTTCCACCGTCACCGATGCCGTTCCCTCGCGCAGCGCGAGCGAGAGCGCCGCCGCGTCGGCCTCGGCCACCGCCTTGGCCACGGCCTGGACGCCCTTGCCGAAACGCTTGCCCAGCGCGCGGAAGTTGGCCTTGGCCGTGGTGTCCACCAGCGAGCCGCCTACCTCGGAGAGCGAGGCCAGGGACGAGACGTTCAGCTCCTCGGTGATCTGGGCGCGGAGCTCGGGCGTCAGTGACTCGAACCCTGCTGCCGCGACCAGCGCGCGGGAGAGCGGCTGGCGGGTCTTGACGCCCGACTCGGCGCGCGTCGCGCGGCCCAGCTCCACCAGCCGGCGCACCAGCGCCATCTGCCGCGAGAGCTGCGGGTCGATCGCCGCCAGGTCCGCCTTCGGCCAGCTGGAGAGGTGCACCGACTCCGGGGCGTCCGGGGTGACCGGGGTGACCATGTCCTGCCAGACCCGCTCGGTGATGAACGGGGTGAGCGGCGCCATCAGTCCGGTGACCGTCTCGATCACCTCGTGCAGCGTGCGCAGCGCCGCCGCGTCGCCCTGCCAGAAGCGCCGGCGTGAGCGGCGCACGTACCAGTTCGACAGGTCGTCGACGAAGGCGGACAGGGCCTTCCCGGCCCGCTGGGTGTCGTACGCGTCAAGGGACTTGGTCACCTGGTCCACCAGCGCGTTGAGCTCGCTGAGCAGCCAGCGGTCCAGGACCGTGCGGTCGCAGGGGGCCGGGTCGGAGGCCGAGGGGGCCCAGCCGGACGTACGGGCGTACAGCGCCTGGAAGGCCACCGTGTTCCAGTACGTGAGGAGGGTCTTGCGGACCACCTCCTGGATCGTCCCGTGGCCGACACGGCGGGCCGCCCACGGGGAGCCGCCGGCCGCCATGAACCAGCGCACCGCGTCCGCCCCGTGCTGGTCCATCAGCGGGATCGGCTCCAGGGTGTTGCCCAGGTGCTTGGACATCTTCCTGCCGTCCTCGGCGAGGATGTGGCCCAGGCAGACGACGTTCTCGTAACTCGACTTGTCGAAGACCAGCGTGCCGATCGCCATGAGCGTGTAGAACCACCCGCGCGTCTGGTCGATGGCCTCGGAGATGAACTGCGCCGGATAGCGCCGCTCGAAGAGCTCCTTGTTCTGGTACGGGTAGCCGTACTGCGCGAACGGCATCGAACCCGAGTCGTACCAGGCGTCGATGACCTCCGGGACCCGGGTCGCGGTCTTCTCGCACTGCGGGCACGGGAAGGTGACCGCGTCGATGTACGGGCGGTGCGGGTCGAGGTCCGACTGGTCGGTGCCGGTCAGGTCGGTCAGTTCGGCGCGCGAACCGATGACCGTGAGGTGGTCGTCCTCGCAGCGCCAGATCGGCAGCGGTGTTCCCCAGTAGCGGTTGCGGGAGAGCGCCCAGTCGACGTTGTTGTTCAGCCAGTCGCCGAAGCGGCCCTGCTTGACCGAGTCCGGGAACCAGTTGGTCTTCTCGTTCTCCCGGAGCATCGCGTCCTTGACCGCGGTGGTCCTGATGTACCAGGACGGCTGCGCGTAGTAGAGGAGCGCGGTGTGGCAGCGCCAGCAGTGCGGGTAGCTGTGCTCGTACGGGACGTGCCGGAAGAGCGCGCCGCGTGCCTGGAGGTCGGCGACCAGCGTCTCGTCCGCCTTCTTGAAGAAGACGCCGCCGACGAGCGGGACGTTGTCCTCGAACGTGCCGTCGGGGCGGACCGGGTTGACGACCGGCAGGCCGTACGAGCGGCAGACCTTGAGGTCGTCCTCACCGAAGGCGGGGGACTGGTGGACGAGTCCGGTGCCGTCCTCCGTGGTGACGTACTCGGCGTTGACGACGTAGTGCGCCTCGGCCGGGAAGTCGACCAGCGTGAAGGGGCGCTGGTAGGTCCAGCGCTCCATCTCCGCGCCGGTGAAACGCTCGCCCGTGGTCTGCCAGCCCTCGCCGAGCGCCTTTTCGAGCAGCGGCTCCGCGACGACCAGCTTCTCCGCGCCGTCGGTCGCGACGACATAGCTGACGCCGGGGTGCGCGGCGACGGCCGTGTTGGAGACCAACGTCCAGGGAGTGGTCGTCCAGACCAGCAGGGCCGCCTCGCCTGCGAGGGGCCCGGAGGTGAGCGGGAAGCGTACGAAGACGGAGGGGTCGACGACCGTCTCGTACCCCTGGGCCAGCTCGTGGTCCGAGAGGCCGGTGCCGCACCGCGGGCACCAGGGGGCGACGCGGTGGTCCTGGACCAGCAGGTCCTTGTTGAAGATCTCCTTCAGCGACCACCAGACGCTCTCGACGTAGGACGGGTCCATCGTCCGGTAGGCGTTGTCCAGGTCGACCCAGTAGCCCATCCGGGTGGTCAGCTCGGCGAAGGCGTCGGTGTGCCGGGTGACCGAGGCGCGGCACTTGTCGTTGAAGGCGGCGATCCCGTACGCCTCGATGTCCTGCTTGCCGGTGAAGCCGAGCTCCTTCTCGACCGCCAGCTCGACGGGCAGGCCGTGGCAGTCCCAGCCCGCCTTGCGCGGCACGTGGTAGCCCCGCATCGTGCGGAAGCGCGGGAAGACGTCCTTGAAGACACGGGCCTCGATGTGGTGCGCGCCCGGCATACCGTTGGCGGTCGGCGGCCCTTCGTAGAACACCCACTCGGGGCGTCCTTCGGACTGCTCCAGACTCTTCGAGAAGACCTGTGCCTCGTGCCAGAAGTCGAGCACGGCGTGCTCAAGGGCGGGCAGGTCGACCTGGGCGGGCACCTGGCGGTACAGGGGCGGTGTCATCGAACTCCTCCAACGGACGTTTCTCTCTCCGTCGGAGGGACGAGAGCCCAGTCGCTCCCGCGGTACCACCCTCCTTGGCCCCGGCTGTCGTGCCGTGGCCCCCTCATTGGGGTCGCGGTGCCGGTTCTACTCGCCCCGTCCACTCGCTCAGGGGCTTTCTTCCGACGGCTCAGGGGTGATATTCACGCCGTGCCTGCCTCCGGGCTCACACCGTCCCCGGATCGCTCGTGGCCGCTTGCGCCGCTACTCGTCCCGTCCATGCCTTCCGCTGGGGTCAGTGTACGGGCCCGCCCGCACGGGTTCCGACCGGTTTTCCCCCAGGTGCTCGCGGCCGCCGGGCTGACCCGAATGGCCACACGCGGCCCCGCGGAATACCGGGACTCCCCGTTGGCGGATTACGAGGCGGGGAGCTGGGCACAACGCTTGCAGGCTCGGCTTGTCCCGGACGTGAGGAGGGCTGAACCGGCGGCGTGCCCCGTTGCCGCGGGACTGGTGTCGATTTATCGTCCCAGCAGACTCGCGAGCAAGATCACAAAATGTGAAGGGGCCGCGGCCATGGTGGCGAAGAAGACCGCCGGATCGAGATCGGCGTCCGCAGAATCCACTGGGGCGACGGCCGGGGACGCGGCAGGCGAGCACGGAGCCGCCGCGCACGAGACCGTCGCCGGGAAACCCACCGCGAAGAAGGCCGCGGCGGCGAAGAAGACAGCAGCGAAGAAGACAGCAGCCAAGAGGGCGCCCGCCAAGAAGGCGCCCGCGAAGAAGACCGCAGCCAAGAAGACAGCAGCCAAGAAGGCCGCGAAGAAGGCCGCGTCCAGTACGTCACCGGGCCACCCGGCGCCGGACAGCACGGCCGCGACCGCGGCGCAGGGGGCGGCCGAGGCCGCGGAAGAGACGGGAGCCAAGACGGTGGTTACGAAGAAGAGCGCCGGTGGAAGCACGGCGGGTGGCGCCGCC
This window harbors:
- the ileS gene encoding isoleucine--tRNA ligase translates to MTPPLYRQVPAQVDLPALEHAVLDFWHEAQVFSKSLEQSEGRPEWVFYEGPPTANGMPGAHHIEARVFKDVFPRFRTMRGYHVPRKAGWDCHGLPVELAVEKELGFTGKQDIEAYGIAAFNDKCRASVTRHTDAFAELTTRMGYWVDLDNAYRTMDPSYVESVWWSLKEIFNKDLLVQDHRVAPWCPRCGTGLSDHELAQGYETVVDPSVFVRFPLTSGPLAGEAALLVWTTTPWTLVSNTAVAAHPGVSYVVATDGAEKLVVAEPLLEKALGEGWQTTGERFTGAEMERWTYQRPFTLVDFPAEAHYVVNAEYVTTEDGTGLVHQSPAFGEDDLKVCRSYGLPVVNPVRPDGTFEDNVPLVGGVFFKKADETLVADLQARGALFRHVPYEHSYPHCWRCHTALLYYAQPSWYIRTTAVKDAMLRENEKTNWFPDSVKQGRFGDWLNNNVDWALSRNRYWGTPLPIWRCEDDHLTVIGSRAELTDLTGTDQSDLDPHRPYIDAVTFPCPQCEKTATRVPEVIDAWYDSGSMPFAQYGYPYQNKELFERRYPAQFISEAIDQTRGWFYTLMAIGTLVFDKSSYENVVCLGHILAEDGRKMSKHLGNTLEPIPLMDQHGADAVRWFMAAGGSPWAARRVGHGTIQEVVRKTLLTYWNTVAFQALYARTSGWAPSASDPAPCDRTVLDRWLLSELNALVDQVTKSLDAYDTQRAGKALSAFVDDLSNWYVRRSRRRFWQGDAAALRTLHEVIETVTGLMAPLTPFITERVWQDMVTPVTPDAPESVHLSSWPKADLAAIDPQLSRQMALVRRLVELGRATRAESGVKTRQPLSRALVAAAGFESLTPELRAQITEELNVSSLASLSEVGGSLVDTTAKANFRALGKRFGKGVQAVAKAVAEADAAALSLALREGTASVTVEGETVTLAPDEVIITETPREGWSVASDSGATVALDLEITPELRRAGLARDAIRLIQEARKNSGLDVADRIAVRWSSTTPETRDALTEHAGLIADEVLALDYAEGEGESEAPYGTPFTDEGLALTFRLHKTEA